In Novipirellula galeiformis, the genomic window TCAAGTGGCGTCGTAATTCGACTCCGCCTCAACGGAATCCCGCTCCACGGTTTCCTCTCGTGGGAATCGATAAAAGACTTGGATTGCCACGACCAACGAAATCGTGATCAGCACCGCTCCGGCTAAAAAGGGAGCTCCAGGGATGGCCGCTGGTGCGTGATCGCTGGTGAAATACTTGAACAATCCAGCGGTAAAAAAGAGAGGAGCGATGACGTTCGTTAAACTGACCAACGAGGTGAGTGCCCCTTGGACCTTGCCCTGATCCGACTCGCTGACCGCGCCGGTAATCAAGCTTTGAATCGCAGGCCCTGCCAAGCCTCCGAGCGATCCGAATACGATCACACAGGGAATCATCCACGCTTGATCCGCCAAGCCATAGCCCGCGAATGCGATTGCCGAGACGAGCGTTCCAAACAGCACGGCGTTGCGTTCTCCGTAGCGTTTAATGATCGGGCGTACCAACCCGCCCTGGACAATGATCGCCATGATTCCGACCAACCCCAACGCCTTGCCGTTCGCAGCCGCGTCCCAATCAAACCGATACCCGGTGTACAGAACCCAGACGCTTTCGAGTCCTCGTTGGGCGAGCGATTTGCAAAGAAACACGACCGTCAATCCGACGACAAACGGATAAACCTTCAATTGCCTTAGCGTGCGGAACGGGTTGCCGCTGGAGAGTTGAAACTCGCTGCGGTTTTCCTTGGGCAAGGATTCCGGCAACACAAAGTAACCGTACATCCAATTCAGCAGCGCCAAGCCGGCCGCCAAGAAAAACGGCCAGCGCAAGTTGTAGGCTCCCAGCATCCCGCCGAGCGCTGGCCCGATCGTAAACCCAAGCCCGAACATCATCCCGACCAAGCCAAAGTTCCGCGCTCGGTTTTCATCGGTCGAGACGTCGGCAATGTAGGCATTGGCCGTTGTGATGCTCGCCCCCATCACGCCGGCAAGGAGGCGACCGATGAGCAGCCACCAAATATTAGGGGCAAAACCTTGGATCAGAAAATCGATGCCCAGCCCAAACAGCGAAACCAATAAAATCGGCCGACGTCCAAAGCGATCCGAGAGCGCACCGAGGATCGGCGCGAAGAGGAATTGCATCAGCGCGTACATCGCGCCGATCACGCCTACATAAAAACTGGCGCCTGATTCATCTGCTCCAATCAACTCTTGAATCAACTCGGGCAGAACGGGGATCACGATCCCGATGCCAAGGATGTCGATAAACAGCGTCAGCAGAATGAACGCGATCGCCGCCTTGCGCTTTTGGCGCGGCAGGGAGGGCGAAGGCGTGTCCGGATCCGGGAAATCGTTATTCAAGTCGCTCAATAGAGTCTCTTCAGTTAGCAGAGGCTCGGAGGTGCCTCATTGAATGAATTCAAAATGTTCGTTGGCGAAGTCGTGACGCCAAGCGGGATCGCTTACGAAGTAGCCGAAAACCAGCGAGCGACTTGCCGCAGTCCCGTTGGGGGATCGTGCTGTGGCCAATATTCTAGTCCCACGTAGCCGTCGTACTCGGTCGCACGAATGGCGGCAAAAATTTGCTCGTAGTTCAATTCCCCCGTCGTTAACTCGTGACGGCCGGGGTTTCCCGCAGCGTGAAAATGTCCAATCTTGTCGATGTTTTGCACAAGGTTGTGAATGACATGCCCTTCGCTGATCTGTTGGTGGTAGATGTCAAATACCACTTTCACCCGGGGGCTATTCACGGCATCGATGATTTCAAAGGCTTCCTCGCTACGGATTAAATAGTAGCCTGCGTGATCGACTAATTCGTTTAACGGTTCGATCACCAGCGTCACGCCGGACGATTCGAGCATCGGTGCCGCTTCACGCAATCCATCGATCAGCGATTGGTGTTGCTGCTGACGCGAGATGCCTTCGCGAGCGTCACCAACCTGCGAAATCAAAACGGGGCAATCAAGCTGCTTGGCGGCGGCGATGGATGCTTCGAGTCCGGCCAAATAATCGCTGCGCTGTGCAGGGTCCACCAGCGAAATGAACTTCGTGCAGCAGGCCGAAATCGCCATCCCCTCGGCATCACGCCACTTTCTTAGTTCGTCGAGATCTTTCTCCCACCAACACCAAAATTCGAATGCCTTGATTCCTGCATCCGCCACCGACTTCACCGCGTCGCCCAAGGGCACGTTCTCGAACACGGCATCAATGCAAACGGAGGGTTTCAGGTGGTTGGGCATGGGATTCTAGTGGGAGGATATCGCTTCGCAGGAGGCTCAAGGTTCCCGAAGCGTTTTTGAGTTCGTGTCGTCCGTGACGATGACGCAGAGGCAGGCTGGTTCCTGGTCGAGCAACCATCAACCAAAATCCTAGCCGAGCATCGCAACGCGCTGCGGCGAAAGGAGCCCCAGGCATGAGGAAGGACTCCGAAGAGTCTACACGAATGCGGACATCCCGCACGAGGGTGCCGCAGGATGCCCGAGTGGGTACCGGGCGGGGGGGAGCTATGGAAGGGGGAGATCAAGCAGGAGCTTGGGAGCCTCGTCTGAGCCGCGTTCACGGCTTGTAAAGGGCAACAATCCGTTATCGGCCCGCCCTCCCGCGAGGATCAGCGTTACGGAGCCGGTTTTCGAATCGCGTATAAACTCGGTTAGCACTTTCCCATCAATCACCACTTGGCGGTCATTGCCGTTGGACCGCTGCGACAATGCTTTTTCTGCTAAGACCGGCAATGAGCTCAGCCCCAGTTTTGAATAAGAATTGTTCCAAGACAACGCGAATCGACCCGATTCTTGCCATCGTTCGGCGGCGGGAGTGTCGACTCCATACAATCGCAACGTAGCATCCGAAGGCCGGTCCTCCCCAGGCAGCGTCAGCACCAGGTGGGCATCGACGATCTTACTGCGTTGCTTTCCGACCGCACTGAGATCGAATCGCATGTAGGCATGCTCGATCTCTGCGCCATTGCGAGTTTGAACCGCGATCCCGTGATTCAACCCCAGCGGATCTCCGGCGCCACGACGAACCGACGAATCGGCTCCATTGCCATCTGCGGAGCTGATCGCAATCGTATTGACCGCAACCGTAGACTTTTTGGGTTCACTCGCGGCATTCCCTTGCGGGCCGAGGTCTTTCATCGCGGTCGAATCGGGTGGCAATTCGGACGCGGCGATGGACGAGGGGTCAGCCGTATCGGACTGCGGCGCCGACATCGATGTCATTGCGTTAGACGCCTCGCTCTTTACTTCTTTCGGGGCGGGTTTGTCTTGCTTGGGAACTGGCTTAGGGTCGCTGTTTTGGCTTTTCTTCTCTTGCTTCTTGGCGTCTGCGGTGGGCTTGGCTGGTTTGAGTGGCGGCTTCGCAGCAGGCGCTGGTTTCGTTTCCGGTTTTGCTGCCGGCTTGGGCGCTGCCGGGGGCTCTTCACTCGCGACGTTGGTTGCGGGGGCGGGACCGCCGGACGCGCTCACGGCGGAGTCATTCACGTCGGAAACCTGAGCCACCGAACCGGAGGGGGGCGTTTCGGTCCGCCCCGAGAATGCATAGATGGCAATCGAGATCAACAGCAACGTCAAGACTCCGATCGCAACGAACGGCCATTGTTGTTTCCAATCGATCGATGACGAGGCGTTGGCAACGGGCGGTGTCGCAGTCGGGCTAGCCGGTCGACGAAGCGGCGCCACCGCCGCGGCCGTCGCTGGGCCGGAGGGGGTTCCGGGCATCGTTGCGGGCGGCGGCATGCCGGGAAACGCAAAGGGATCGGGAACCTCTTCGGGAACGAGCTCAATCACGTTGTCGGCAAACAGGTCGTCTTCCTGTTTCTTGTTGACGACTTCGCTTAGCCCAAGTTGTAGTTTGTTGATTGCCAGCGCGACCTCGGACTTGGCGTGGCACTGCTCGGTGACCCGTTTAATATCTTCGACGACTTGCTTTGCCGAATGAGGGCGGTCGCGAGCCTCTTTGGCTAACAATTGGTGAACCAGTTCCACCAACGGCGCAGGGATCGTGGGGTTCAGTTCGCTGATTTGCTTGGGCGTGTGTGACAAGATCGCGATCAATTGTCCCGACACGGTCGAGGACGCCAACGGCAAGCGGCCGGTGCACAATTCGTACAACACCACACCGAGACTGTATAAATCGCTGCGGTCGTCGAGCGGGTCGGTGCGTGCTTG contains:
- a CDS encoding serine/threonine-protein kinase, with amino-acid sequence MNTTQQTYDFLTPASQPDELGILGSYRVISELGRGGMGYVFRAEDTRLKRAIALKVMNKKIAATPNSRARFIEEARAMAAVHHDNVAVIFEVGERNGTPFMAMELLKGQTLEAINLKKVQLGYEKILDFAEQIARGLAAAHEKGIVHRDIKPANIWIEEGSERVKILDFGLALAQTPMDRIAGTGSVIGTPGYLSPEQARTDPLDDRSDLYSLGVVLYELCTGRLPLASSTVSGQLIAILSHTPKQISELNPTIPAPLVELVHQLLAKEARDRPHSAKQVVEDIKRVTEQCHAKSEVALAINKLQLGLSEVVNKKQEDDLFADNVIELVPEEVPDPFAFPGMPPPATMPGTPSGPATAAAVAPLRRPASPTATPPVANASSSIDWKQQWPFVAIGVLTLLLISIAIYAFSGRTETPPSGSVAQVSDVNDSAVSASGGPAPATNVASEEPPAAPKPAAKPETKPAPAAKPPLKPAKPTADAKKQEKKSQNSDPKPVPKQDKPAPKEVKSEASNAMTSMSAPQSDTADPSSIAASELPPDSTAMKDLGPQGNAASEPKKSTVAVNTIAISSADGNGADSSVRRGAGDPLGLNHGIAVQTRNGAEIEHAYMRFDLSAVGKQRSKIVDAHLVLTLPGEDRPSDATLRLYGVDTPAAERWQESGRFALSWNNSYSKLGLSSLPVLAEKALSQRSNGNDRQVVIDGKVLTEFIRDSKTGSVTLILAGGRADNGLLPFTSRERGSDEAPKLLLDLPLP
- a CDS encoding hydroxypyruvate isomerase family protein, coding for MPNHLKPSVCIDAVFENVPLGDAVKSVADAGIKAFEFWCWWEKDLDELRKWRDAEGMAISACCTKFISLVDPAQRSDYLAGLEASIAAAKQLDCPVLISQVGDAREGISRQQQHQSLIDGLREAAPMLESSGVTLVIEPLNELVDHAGYYLIRSEEAFEIIDAVNSPRVKVVFDIYHQQISEGHVIHNLVQNIDKIGHFHAAGNPGRHELTTGELNYEQIFAAIRATEYDGYVGLEYWPQHDPPTGLRQVARWFSATS
- a CDS encoding TCR/Tet family MFS transporter, producing MSDLNNDFPDPDTPSPSLPRQKRKAAIAFILLTLFIDILGIGIVIPVLPELIQELIGADESGASFYVGVIGAMYALMQFLFAPILGALSDRFGRRPILLVSLFGLGIDFLIQGFAPNIWWLLIGRLLAGVMGASITTANAYIADVSTDENRARNFGLVGMMFGLGFTIGPALGGMLGAYNLRWPFFLAAGLALLNWMYGYFVLPESLPKENRSEFQLSSGNPFRTLRQLKVYPFVVGLTVVFLCKSLAQRGLESVWVLYTGYRFDWDAAANGKALGLVGIMAIIVQGGLVRPIIKRYGERNAVLFGTLVSAIAFAGYGLADQAWMIPCVIVFGSLGGLAGPAIQSLITGAVSESDQGKVQGALTSLVSLTNVIAPLFFTAGLFKYFTSDHAPAAIPGAPFLAGAVLITISLVVAIQVFYRFPREETVERDSVEAESNYDAT